GCGCACGGTCACGTCAATGGGCGCGTCCAGCCCTACGGCGATGGCATGCGCGCCGCGCGGGTTCAGCACTTCCCATTGGGTGGCATTGGTCTGTTCCGCCTGCGCCTGAAGCGTTGCGTTCAACTCGCGCAGCGGCTGGGTGGCAAGGTCTATGGTCTGCATGGCTCAGTGGCTCCAGAAATAAACGGTGGCGGGTTCGGGTTCCCAGACGCGGGCTGTATCTATGCCCGGCAGGTTGACCAACGCGCGGTATTCGGACCCGAAGGCGACATATTGGTCGGTTTCCGCCATCACAGCGGGCTTGCAGGCAATGGGGTCACGCACCACGCCAAAGCCGTTCTTGGTGCCAACGACAAAGGTGAAAAAACCGTCCAGATCATCGATCGAGGATTCGAGCGCTTCGCCCAAGCTGGCGCCCTGCTGCATCCGCCAGCTTAGATAGGCCGCGCCCACTTCGGTGTCGTTTTCGCTTTCAATACGCATACCCGCCGCGCGCAGCTTGCGGCGCAGGCTGTTATGGTTCGACAGCGACCCGTTATGAACAAGGCACTGGTCTGCCCCGGTTGAAAACGGGTGCGCGCCTTGCGTCGTGACAGCCGATTCGGTCGCCATGCGGGTATGGCCAATGCCATGGCTGCCCGACATGGCCGACAGGTTGAAGCGCGCGGCCACGTCTTTTGGAAGCCCGACTTCCTTGAAGATCTCTATCCGCTCGCCATCGCTCATAACCCGCAATCCGGGGCGCAATTCGGCCAAAGCCGCGCGCGCTGCGTCGGCCTTGGCGGCAGGCAGGTCAATTACGGCATGCGTATCGACCACGCGCGCCACCACTTGCGCGCCCAGCGCCGCCGAGAGGTCATCGGCAAGCATGGCGAAATCGGTGTCGGGCTGCGCGGATTGCACCGCCATCTTGGCGCGGCCACCTTGCCCCGCACCATAGATCGCGATCCCGGCGCTGTCCGGCCCGCGATCCGTCATTGTAATCAGCATATCGGTCAGCAGCGCCCCCAACTGGGGTTCAAGCGCCCTGTCTTTCAGAAATAATCCGACAATCCCGCACATGGCTTGTGTCCTTTTGGTCTTGAGGTTGACACGACGCTAGCAGCAAACAAAACGCCTATCAACTGTTAAGAATTATTTTTTCCTAAGCGGAAATATCTTGGGCAGGAACTGCCTATGCAATGGGCAAACCGCGATTCGGGCAATCGGCCGACCAGCTCAGGCCAGTTAGAACCAATTGCAGCCAAGAGTGCACGCCTCATACCCAGTCACGGCAAAATTTTTGCCTGACGGGAAAAATATTTTCTTTTTATGTTGATTTTTTGGCTCAATGTGGTCTGCTTTCCATAGAAAGGCGTGGAATCGGTCACATGGTCGCAGGCCACAGGGACCAATTCATACCAAAACGCGCCACTTGTTGATGGGAGAGACAGACATGACGCAATCCTGGCGCTTTTCAGCACTTGCAGACCGGCACCGCGCGATGGGGTCGGCACTTGAAGACTGGTCCGGCATGGGCACGGCCTGGAGCTATGACAAGGATCAGGAAGAGGAATACCTGGCCATCCGCACCAAGGCCGGGTTCATGGATGTGTCGGGCCTGAAAAAGGTGCATGTGGTCGGACCGCACGCCTTTCATGTCATCGACCGCGCCACCACGCGCAATGCCGACAAGATCAAGCCGGGCCGCAGTTCTTACGCGACCATGCTGAACGATGACGGCAAATTCATCGACGATTGCGTAATCTACCGCACCGGGCCGAATGCCTACATGGTCGTGCATGGGTCCGGCCAAGGGCATGAACAACTGACCATGGCCGCGACGGGCCGCGACGTGGATATCCGCTTTGACGACAACCTGCACGACATATCGCTACAGGGGCCGCTGGCGGTGGATTTCCTTGAAAAGCAGGGCGTTCCGGGCATCCGCGATCTGGCCTATTTCTCGCACACGCAAACAATGCTCTGGGACAAGCCGGTGATGATTTCGCGCACAGGCTATACCGGCGAGCGCGGATACGAGATTTTCTGCCGCGCGCAAGATGCCGTGGCCATCTGGGATGCGCTGGTTGAACACGGCGCGCCGATGGGCATTATCCCCACGCGCTTTACCACGCTTGATTGGCTGCGCGCCGAAAGCTACCTGCTATTCTACCCCTATGACAATTCCGAGATGTATCCGTTCGCGGATGAGAAAGCGGGCGATACGCTGTGGGAATTAGGGCTGGATTTCACGGTATCCAAAGGCAAGACCGGCTTTCGCGGGGCAGAGGAACACTACCGCCTGAAGGG
This genomic window from Roseibaca calidilacus contains:
- a CDS encoding class II glutamine amidotransferase yields the protein MCGIVGLFLKDRALEPQLGALLTDMLITMTDRGPDSAGIAIYGAGQGGRAKMAVQSAQPDTDFAMLADDLSAALGAQVVARVVDTHAVIDLPAAKADAARAALAELRPGLRVMSDGERIEIFKEVGLPKDVAARFNLSAMSGSHGIGHTRMATESAVTTQGAHPFSTGADQCLVHNGSLSNHNSLRRKLRAAGMRIESENDTEVGAAYLSWRMQQGASLGEALESSIDDLDGFFTFVVGTKNGFGVVRDPIACKPAVMAETDQYVAFGSEYRALVNLPGIDTARVWEPEPATVYFWSH
- a CDS encoding aminomethyltransferase family protein — encoded protein: MTQSWRFSALADRHRAMGSALEDWSGMGTAWSYDKDQEEEYLAIRTKAGFMDVSGLKKVHVVGPHAFHVIDRATTRNADKIKPGRSSYATMLNDDGKFIDDCVIYRTGPNAYMVVHGSGQGHEQLTMAATGRDVDIRFDDNLHDISLQGPLAVDFLEKQGVPGIRDLAYFSHTQTMLWDKPVMISRTGYTGERGYEIFCRAQDAVAIWDALVEHGAPMGIIPTRFTTLDWLRAESYLLFYPYDNSEMYPFADEKAGDTLWELGLDFTVSKGKTGFRGAEEHYRLKGKERFKIYGVKLEGTTPAEEGAALMKDGKQVGVVTIGMYSSLNKHNVGIARMPVDCAVDGTPMMVRNTDGDIPCVAQSMPFYDPDKKRRTAKG